Within the Salvia hispanica cultivar TCC Black 2014 chromosome 4, UniMelb_Shisp_WGS_1.0, whole genome shotgun sequence genome, the region TATATTTTGCACCTGCGAGATCTCAGCTGGTGCCCCGTTCTCGGTATGAATCTGCATATTGCCATGGTTGACAGAGGAATCACAAAAGAAGCCAAAATCTGCTGGACTTGAACCCATACCACTTTGAGTAAGATGCTGATGCTGGACATCATTTTGGTCATAAGCCAACGGGGTAGTAGGATGACTTTGTTTTTGAGGTTGACCAAAGTCATTAACCACTCCGGAGCATGAGGAGATTGTGGATCTTGAATGCAATTGATCCAGGAAAGTATTGCCAGCATCCGAGTGACAGGAATCAACAGTCTGAGAAGGAACATGGTTGTCAGGCATGGATGTAATATAGGGTTCGGGGCCAGCGGACTTGCTAATGTTTCCTGCTCTTGGTTTGGTACATGTGTAGGGTTGCAATCGTGGTGACCCCAGAGAGGTTCCACTTACAGATGGCTGAGAAGGCGTCAGAGATTGGTGCGGTGTGAAAGCAGGAGAGTAGTTAGGAAGTCGTTGCAAGTTCACCCGAGGATTAGAAGAGTAGTTTGCATGCCTAGCATCCATGTTAGGGTGAGAAGATAATACAGTAGCCTGACTTCGACGCACATCTGTGACAGTAGCCTGACTTCGACGCACATCTGTGACAGCAGCCTGCAACGCACGGCGCCTGCTTAGAGTTGGGTCTCCAGATAATTGAGACCTATGCGCAtgcttattattatttgtggaAGCCCCAATATTATTTGCGGAAGCCCCAATCAACCCATTACGTTTGAAGACTGGACGATGGGAGGATTGAGGAATTTGGCTTCCTACAGGGTGGCTTTTGTTCATAGGAGCAACCCTTGGTGTAATAGTGTAAGGACTTCTAGGTTGTGCGTGTGACCGCACTGAAGCCAACGGCGATAGAGGGTTATATCTAGAAGCAACACGTCCAGGTGGTTGGCTTCTTACTCGGTTCATGGCATTCGGCATACTAACATTGGATGACTGAACACAAGGACGAATTGTCCCAGGTTTAACACCCTGATTCTGAGGCAAAGAGTTTGGTTGTGATGGAGCACATCCTGGCACTTGAATTGATTGGAAATACGATTCTACACAAGCAGTAATCGTACTGCGATTAGCAACAGGCATATCAATTTTCTTCACACGCTTCCGCTCTGATTTCCAGAATTCCTCTTTATCACTAGCATGGCAATGGTCAGCACCGTTAAAGCCAGTGCCCCAATGGAGACATGGAGCCAATACGTCACACACATAACAGTGACACTGAAATTAAGGAACTCAAAATCAAAGATGGAAGCCTTCTACTCTCCCCCAGacatatcaaaatatcaaattaaacgAAATTACCTGGCCACAATGAACCTCATGCCGATAAGTCGCAAAGTGATACTTAGCACAGAGATGTCTTGGGTGAGGAAAGTCCCTGCACGCAACCTGTAGATGCAGTAGCCATTTGTTTTAACCAATATCTGAAcagataaagtaaaacaacAACTAGTATCTTCAAAGACGAGATTAAATCAGTAACAATTAGCAGACATGACAGAGGCCTTATAAATACCAAATAATAACCATTATATTCACACATACGCACTTTTAGTTCCCAAAGCTTTAACTGGATTCGAAGAAAAGTACAAAATTGCAGCTCCTACGGTTGGCTACCAAATAAACATGATGCTCACATAGACATAAACTTATTTAACGAAAACACGACACATTCTCTAGAATCAGACCCCAAGCCCTTCTTATCACCAAGATAATGGTTgcacaaacaaaaaacatcTAAATTTAAAGTACCATGTTTAACACAAAGTAAAAACCGCGAATCAATTTCTCCGAAAATTCCCAACAAATCCATCATCTTCAAATCTGAAGCAGAGATATCAAGCTTCATAAGACACAAACAATCCAAACCGAAGAacataagaaaatgatatattcAACAAATTACAGTAAATTGTTAAGAGTAAAGAGCAACAGTAATCTCACTTACTTACTGATATGTACATGacaaaaaatcatcaacaacaaaagaaaaaaaattaacaaaaaaggggccatatttaattgtaatgcaataaattatgcaaaaatgaaaaggaataCATACCTCACCCTTCTCCCCAACAATCTCGAGATCATCGGAATCATCGCCGTCATCCTTATGATTCACGGCGACCACCGGATTGTCGGGGTCGCCATCCAAAACCATACAATCGTCATCATCTCCGTCATCAATAGCAACCTTCAATTTCACTGAATCTGATCTCGATTTCTTAGCGGCGTTCGGGAACAGCTCACCTACAAAAACGACGTCGTCGGAATCATCATCTATGTTTCCGCCGACCTCAACCAGCAGTTTGGACAGCCATTCGCCGTCTTCCTTATAGCCGAATTCGCCGAGGCCTTTCGTGACGTCACCGAAAACCGTCTCCTCGTCGGAGCTGATATCCAGTACAATCGGAGCCGGATTTTCCATGGAGAAAAGTCTCGGATTCTCAGTAGCTTCGTTGGAATTGGAAAAAGCTCATCCCTTTCACTCAACAAGGTACGCGCTTTAACCCCAAAGCACTAATACAGTGAAAGAGggttaaattaaacaaaatttgggaGATTCAGATTTGCTGAAGGGGAAGAAACCCTAGAGCTGCGAATGCACATTGgtgagaagagagaaagattGTATATTTGCGACAATCTAATACGGTAATATCTCCACTTTTCTATACTTTCCTATaaaaatttcacttttttccatttcggtccgtccccgattaagagtcacatttcatttttaccataaatagtagtaggtcccacattccactaactcacttcactcacattttattataaaaccaatataaaaaagtggatcccacattccactaactttttcaaccaacttttctttacatttcttaaaactcgtgcccggtcaaatcATGACTCCTaatgagggacggagggagtactattttattttaccaatactatttttatttggatattgttaattttttatttatatacagtataaatattttcttactATTGAATCAAAAAGTtctatgattattttaatattactacaaAAGTATATCATTCCATCATGctagtattttatagtatgtTGGACAGGTAAAAAAGTTAACAATCGCTTAAACagatataaattaaaactttagGTATAagctttaaatattttgaccaatataaacaaagaagaaatattttgtatttctgTAAATTATGCAATTACCTTCTCCAAAactaatattccctccgttatataaaaataaggacactttccttttttcgcctgtcccataaaataattacatttcCATCTATAGAAACTTCCTCCAAACTCATTaccatatatatcaatttatttacaacttgtACTATTAGGATCTACCATTAAACACTACAAATAATATGATGCATTATTTTTGTGCCGTCCcaaatgtccttatttttttgggacggaaggagtaaagaaaagtactctctccgttccatagtaatagagtcatttctttttttagtaaaagtcaacacatttttctacacctactttactatctcttacttttttctctcaaccattttcattttccactttattctccctttacttaactcacctaacacaatttttcttaatcttcgtgccgaaaagaaacgcctcaattactatagaacggagggagtagtactctTGACATATTTTGGCAAAAGATCAAAGAATAATCTTCATTtgaaatacttttatttagcatttaatattgttatatgagatatttattttggCAAAAGATCAAAGAATAATCTTCATTtgaaatacttttatttagcatttaatattgttatatgagatatttatattaCAATGAAGGGAGTAAAGAAAAGTAGTACTCTTTACTAATAAGAAtagttaaaaataagataagcacatttaaaataaataatgaagagaaaagaaCGCGTtgattaaaacaaaaacaaggGCACTTAATAGTGTAAACTTAAATTTCATcgaaaataatataaactttaaattaatgatagttgtaataaattaaatcttcaACGATCAGttagaattttatttgtttaactAAGCAAAATTGAGATTCAATATTGTTAACTACCTACTCCCTATAATACAGTGTCAcaatttaaacaattaattctcaattttaaacatattaaataacagtatttaaatacttaattaaaaaatatataaaaataatatacaactttggtataaatattattttaatgatttttaaagaaattttaatataacttcataatgttaaattttgattttatcaattagtattatagTAATACACCTTCACACATTAACacagtaatttttttttttttttatataatgatcGATGATATAGCGGTATATGAAGTACTTATTATATCACAACATACAAAAAGTTATAGTTATACAACAAATCCAGgttaatacttcctccgtccccgattaggagtcaccctttgaccgggcacgggctttaagaaatgtaaagaaaagttggttgaaaaagttagtgaaatgtgagacccatttttttatattggttttataataaaatgtgagtgaattgagttagtggaatgtgagacctacttactatttatggtaaaaatgaagtgtgactcgtAATTGGGGACagatcgaaatggaaaagtgtgacttttaatcGGAGACCGAgggattatattttattattcatttttaagttataaaaaatagacaaaacgatttttaaataacttgtaaaactaatactaacaaaataatttatgtagtGATGCAATTCTACTTTGGCTCAAGAATTTAGAAATTGTTGTGTAGTAGGTTAAATCGTGCGTAGTAGATATTACTAAAGTATAGAgaaaattaagagaaagaCAAAGAATGAGAAACTAAAttagaacaaaataaaaaagaaagaagacaGTCAactattgcaaaaaaaaaaagaaaaaagctCACTTGGCCTGGCATAGACATAATATCCAAAAAAGAATCTATCATGTCTGAATGCTCATTACAGGATCATTGGTTTGGCAGTTGCCACAAATCAAATACTCCAACTATAGTAACATCTACAGTAGAACACCACATGTAAGGCCATAACAAGATTTCGCCCTTCAAATGTTCAGAATTGACACATAACAACCATCATCACCACTTATTTCTCATCATCCTCTGAATCCGACTTGGCGAAGACTGTTTCCGGCTGCGTCTGAGCGTACGCTGGCGCGATATATTTAGGATCTTTGACAGCAACATCAGCATACTTGAGGATAGCTTCTCTGGGATCTTCATCCATCCATGTTTCCTTAATCATACCCCCTTGCTGTTACAGAATGTGAAACTGTGAGCACTTGGTCTCTCAAAGCATTGTTTGAGAATGAGTAAAAGCCACATTACCTTAAGAAGGTACTGCGTCAGCATGCTTCCTGTTGTCGAACCAACTCTTCCACCATGGCCTGGCCCCGTCATGGGTAGCTCCGGCTTGTGGGACTTGAGTGGGTCCTTCAGTGTTTTCTCGCGCTGACGTTTACGGCTAGGCTGATCTCTGAATAATGGCAGCGCGTGCGGATTGTGAATGACGGGTTGTGCCTGAAAATCATCGAGAGACTTCTTCCGTGGTGCACGTGCAACGCACACGAGTGCTCCTCTCTCACTGATGGTCGGATCGTATAGTATGTGGGTTCCTCCTTCGTGTCTGTCCCCTACTGTTGCGAAGATCTGCAGGGTTTGAGCTCAGAGATTAGATGCAGACGGATTAGTGCATACAGCCTAAAAGTTTCAGGTTAAGGCATATTCAATAGCTTGACTCTTTCtgtaaataatactactcctgATGCATGAAGTTTTTGGATTCTCAAATCTGAGTATTCATAAGGTATGATTCTCGGAATATAAAGCACAATTAAATTACCTGGTTTATCCTCGGATGCCACGCACATTGAACAACGCTATATGTTGAAGATATTCCAACTCTTGACACCAATTCCATTTTTGATCTGTCGTAAAAACATAGCATACCTCCTGCTGTGTTATTCTTTTCAACTGATGTTCCAGTCAAGAAGAGTTCTTCGTCGGGGCTGAATGCAACATTTGTCTGAGCATAATTGTTCGGAAGATCATCAAAAACATGAAGAGCCTTCTTCATTTGGCGCAAATCCCAGACCTAGTAGTACACATGGCAGGTATGgatataattatttcaagTCAACCCTTAAAATAACAGGCTCTACAGGAGTACTTCGTACATTcccacaataataaaaaaaaacaaagaaattagTAGATTTCCTCGTAGCATCTCTAGAATACCTTGAGTGTACCATCAAAGCTTCTTGACAAAAGGATTAATCCATCACTCGAAAACTTGAGGGATGTAATATCATCTGCGTGGCAATCTCCAACGTGTATGTCTGGCCTGCTTACCCATCCAGATTTGATGTTCCATATCTGTAAGAACATGCCACAGAAATTGGTAACTGTTTAAATGTAATTAAGGCAGCCAGAAAGCATTCTCCTAGTATAATTATAGCTGACAGACAAGATGATCAATAATCTTAATATCTGCCTCAGTCATATAGTACAGTGAAGATCTCAGCACATCAATCAAAACCAACCTGCAAGGAACCATCGCCAATACCACCTGCAATCCGTTTACCTTCACGATCCCAGGCACATGTTGTTACAGGAACACGTCCGGGCCTAGAAAGCTTGGGTTTGATAACCTAAAAATTAAGAGACAATGatgagaaaattaaaacaaataagtaAATCTATACAAATCGCAGATGGAGGTTTTCAACCATATCATGAAAAATTGTTAACGTTAGGAAAATGAGTAAAATCTAGACATAGACTTAATGGCTGAATGAAGAAACCATTCAGCCATGGAATGTTCTCTTTCAAGAAACTAATACTGTAATTCTATGAGTACATAAAATTCCAATAACATAAGAGTATATCACATCGATCTTAACTTACAACTCTATAGTGGTCCGTTTCCCTGGCTCTCTCCACTCAACCAAGAAAGTaggaaaacataaaataagaaacCCATTATACTCATGATTAATTTGAACAATTATATTAGTAACTTCTGAAAAACCAGAAAACGATTTTCAGATGGTGTCtgaattgattatttatgCCATAAATAGCTTTTTCTTCAGAGATTCACTGATAATACAAACTAACCATAATGAGACTGAAATTTGCTTGGGAATAGATGGTACAATGGTCAATGATGCAGATGCACAATGTATACTCAAGGTTGACGAAATATATGGTTATATGTTtctattatatgtatatactatACATAATACATGTAATCAGTTTTGGATGTGTCTTTGAATGCATTCATGTCTTGATTTTCTGAAGGTATGAAGAATTGCGATGGGCTGAAAGTGTCTAACATGATTCCTCATCCTTTTATGTACATTGCACTCAATTCTTCCAAACAACCCTCAGGTGCTAGTCAAGGCTCTCCAACAAATGAGTGAGCAACCAGAAAGGTTAAAACAGTTACCTGTTTTTGACTTTTGAAGTCATTTACATCCCATATTCGCAGTGAACCATCCTCAGATGATGTTAGGATAGTCTGCTTGTCCTTAGGATGCCATTCTCCACACGTCAACCCAGATATGTGGCCTTTAGTATTCTTAAGATCCCTGATATACATGTCTCCCTTGACAAACTCTCCCAATGTAAGTCCATCACGGTCATAGATCTGCACCAGAGCAGGAAGAACATCAGTTAGATAAGAATGTGTATAACCTACCTAAACAAATAACGTGAACGGTCATTCAAAATCACCTTAGCCTGGGCTGATCCAGTGACGCACATAAATCTATCTGCTGTAGGGCTCCAACTCAACCCACGAATTTGATGACCTTCAAATGGTTCAAGCTGTCTAAATGACTGAAGATGGGAATTCATGCCTTGAAAATCATACATGCGAACAGTATAGTCATAGCTGCCAGATAGAACTCGAGATCCAGTGTGATCCACTGCAAGTGCTGAAACCACCTGTGAAAAATTTCAGTCATGATACATTCCTAGTCTTAatcccaaaaacaaaaaatagcaATCTAACATGAGATTCCATAGATCAGATAGTATCCCATAATTCCCATTTATATATCCAGCTAAAACCATAACCAATCACCCAAATACCcaaaatttgttgaaattgaGATAGGTTCAAAAGGGTATACTCTAATAACTTAGATTGTTTCTTAATTCAAATGCTGCAATTTAAAAGGATACAAGAGCCGCATGGACGCTTGGTTTTTTAGGAAGAACAtctggagtatattttaaggAAGAGAACTTAGAAATACTTGATATGACTGCTTTTTCAGCTTTGAAGCTTATTTAACCCACTACTACCTTCCATATTACAGTGAGTGTCTCTACAACAGAATACCAAAACTCTGTGTTCTAAATTTCTGATGAAAACGAGTCTGGTAGGACTTCTTGACAacatataaaatctcaaaagTAGATGACATTGTGACCAACGTGCATGCAATCCAGGAATATGACAGATGCCTGGGGATTGAGTACGGGGAACTTGTCCAGTTATCTAAGTGAAGATACTCTACTGCAAGGAGAACATAAGAC harbors:
- the LOC125222536 gene encoding uncharacterized protein LOC125222536 isoform X2, which codes for MVACRDFPHPRHLCAKYHFATYRHEVHCGQCHCYVCDVLAPCLHWGTGFNGADHCHASDKEEFWKSERKRVKKIDMPVANRSTITACVESYFQSIQVPGCAPSQPNSLPQNQGVKPGTIRPCVQSSNVSMPNAMNRVRSQPPGRVASRYNPLSPLASVRSHAQPRSPYTITPRVAPMNKSHPVGSQIPQSSHRPVFKRNGLIGASANNIGASTNNNKHAHRSQLSGDPTLSRRRALQAAVTDVRRSQATVTDVRRSQATVLSSHPNMDARHANYSSNPRVNLQRLPNYSPAFTPHQSLTPSQPSVSGTSLGSPRLQPYTCTKPRAGNISKSAGPEPYITSMPDNHVPSQTVDSCHSDAGNTFLDQLHSRSTISSCSGVVNDFGQPQKQSHPTTPLAYDQNDVQHQHLTQSGMGSSPADFGFFCDSSVNHGNMQIHTENGAPAEISQVQNIQDDQPSVTPMTVDNPPQQNAEVAAYTSPVNDAVCQFPESGVPGSFDFHLLDSSWMFENQSFTGAVEAATSPNWNVYSPETAFTDTGNLFDI
- the LOC125222536 gene encoding uncharacterized protein LOC125222536 isoform X1, producing MENPAPIVLDISSDEETVFGDVTKGLGEFGYKEDGEWLSKLLVEVGGNIDDDSDDVVFVGELFPNAAKKSRSDSVKLKVAIDDGDDDDCMVLDGDPDNPVVAVNHKDDGDDSDDLEIVGEKGEVACRDFPHPRHLCAKYHFATYRHEVHCGQCHCYVCDVLAPCLHWGTGFNGADHCHASDKEEFWKSERKRVKKIDMPVANRSTITACVESYFQSIQVPGCAPSQPNSLPQNQGVKPGTIRPCVQSSNVSMPNAMNRVRSQPPGRVASRYNPLSPLASVRSHAQPRSPYTITPRVAPMNKSHPVGSQIPQSSHRPVFKRNGLIGASANNIGASTNNNKHAHRSQLSGDPTLSRRRALQAAVTDVRRSQATVTDVRRSQATVLSSHPNMDARHANYSSNPRVNLQRLPNYSPAFTPHQSLTPSQPSVSGTSLGSPRLQPYTCTKPRAGNISKSAGPEPYITSMPDNHVPSQTVDSCHSDAGNTFLDQLHSRSTISSCSGVVNDFGQPQKQSHPTTPLAYDQNDVQHQHLTQSGMGSSPADFGFFCDSSVNHGNMQIHTENGAPAEISQVQNIQDDQPSVTPMTVDNPPQQNAEVAAYTSPVNDAVCQFPESGVPGSFDFHLLDSSWMFENQSFTGAVEAATSPNWNVYSPETAFTDTGNLFDI
- the LOC125222536 gene encoding uncharacterized protein LOC125222536 isoform X3, with amino-acid sequence MENPAPIVLDISSDEETVFGDVTKGLGEFGYKEDGEWLSKLLVEVGGNIDDDSDDVVFVGELFPNAAKKSRSDSVKLKVAIDDGDDDDCMVLDGDPDNPVVAVNHKDDGDDSDDLEIVGEKGEVACRDFPHPRHLCAKYHFATYRHEVHCGQCHCYVCDVLAPCLHWGTGFNGADHCHASDKEEFWKSERKRVKKIDMPVANRSTITACVESYFQSIQVPGCAPSQPNSLPQNQGVKPGTIRPCVQSSNVSMPNAMNRVRSQPPGRVASRYNPLSPLASVRSHAQPRSPYTITPRVAPMNKSHPVGSQIPQSSHRPVFKRNGLIGASANNIGASTNNNKHAHRSQLSGDPTLSRRRALQAAVTDVRRSQATVTDVRRSQATVLSSHPNMDARHANYSSNPRVNLQRLPNYSPAFTPHQSLTPSQPSVSGTSLGSPRLQPYTCTKPRAGNISKSAGPEPYITSMPDNHVPSQTVDSCHSDAGNTFLDQLHSRSTISSCSGVVNDFGQPQKQSHPTTPLAYDQNDVQHQHLTQSDSYRERGTS
- the LOC125222856 gene encoding WD repeat-containing protein 70-like codes for the protein MDDEADIYEGVRAQFPLSFGKQSKSQTPLELVHNATRRTTGASSTSTAANDKPSASAFPSLSSSSQDWINSFRNSNPRNSSRDGGVGKLIGPPRPPAVLDKEDEMPIGGAGNEDEEPRIGPPRPLPGKAENDDEPTIGPPRPPSGKAEDGDDNDDDGPAIGPPRPPPGAIDSDSDEEEDEDADEEDDDPGYRIPLSNEIVLKGHTKVVSALAVDHTGSRVLSGSYDYTVRMYDFQGMNSHLQSFRQLEPFEGHQIRGLSWSPTADRFMCVTGSAQAKIYDRDGLTLGEFVKGDMYIRDLKNTKGHISGLTCGEWHPKDKQTILTSSEDGSLRIWDVNDFKSQKQVIKPKLSRPGRVPVTTCAWDREGKRIAGGIGDGSLQIWNIKSGWVSRPDIHVGDCHADDITSLKFSSDGLILLSRSFDGTLKVWDLRQMKKALHVFDDLPNNYAQTNVAFSPDEELFLTGTSVEKNNTAGGMLCFYDRSKMELVSRVGISSTYSVVQCAWHPRINQIFATVGDRHEGGTHILYDPTISERGALVCVARAPRKKSLDDFQAQPVIHNPHALPLFRDQPSRKRQREKTLKDPLKSHKPELPMTGPGHGGRVGSTTGSMLTQYLLKQGGMIKETWMDEDPREAILKYADVAVKDPKYIAPAYAQTQPETVFAKSDSEDDEK